A window of Dorea formicigenerans contains these coding sequences:
- a CDS encoding MBOAT family O-acyltransferase: protein MAYHTTPYLLLFLPAALLFYQITPAKWRSYTLLIFSYLFFWSFSEKLIIYLIGTTFLTHHICIWMDTMDKRDKRKKRVFQLGILLLLGTILCLKYRNFFFGNVSKLAMVLHIDWSYQDQLIFLPIGISFYTLSAIGYMADVYWGKVKAEYSLVKTALFLGFFPVIVEGPICRWEDVEDTLFKNESVKAENVFKGCYRIIWGLFKKMIIADRLAVLVDKVYVGYESYSGAVIVVAAISYTIQLYMEFSGCMDMVIGSAGLFGIRLPENFSQPFFAKTCTDFWKRWHITLGVWFKNYIFYPVSISKTARKWNKFTRKHFKGDFGKYVARMGIAAMALFPVWISNGLWHGPKWNYIFYGLYYFGLIFMGLALEPVRDRILAVLHINPECMFYKAFQTVKMLIIIFTGEMFFRGDGFRQGFHMFKSIFQGFKTETFKDGTLLTLGLDQNDFRIIIIGCMIVFFADLIKEYWPKETKMCQKQWICTVEKAFVPGKWVICYGLVMAILIFGAYGEGYQMIDLIYAGF, encoded by the coding sequence ATGGCTTATCACACAACACCATACTTACTCCTTTTTTTGCCGGCAGCACTTCTTTTCTATCAGATCACTCCGGCAAAATGGAGAAGTTATACATTGCTCATATTTAGTTATTTGTTTTTCTGGAGCTTTAGTGAAAAATTAATTATTTATCTGATCGGGACAACATTTCTGACACACCATATCTGTATCTGGATGGATACGATGGACAAGCGCGACAAGAGAAAAAAGAGAGTATTTCAGTTAGGAATTCTTTTGCTTTTGGGAACGATTTTGTGTCTGAAGTATCGAAATTTTTTCTTTGGAAATGTTTCGAAGCTGGCAATGGTGCTTCATATAGACTGGAGCTATCAAGATCAACTGATCTTTTTGCCAATTGGAATTTCTTTTTATACACTATCTGCAATCGGATATATGGCAGATGTGTACTGGGGAAAGGTAAAGGCAGAGTACAGTCTGGTGAAAACCGCATTGTTTCTTGGATTCTTCCCGGTAATCGTAGAAGGTCCGATCTGCAGATGGGAAGATGTGGAAGATACGTTGTTTAAAAATGAATCTGTAAAAGCAGAGAATGTTTTTAAGGGCTGTTATCGGATCATCTGGGGATTGTTTAAAAAGATGATTATTGCGGACAGGCTTGCAGTGCTGGTCGACAAGGTGTATGTCGGATACGAGAGCTACAGTGGTGCCGTGATCGTGGTAGCGGCGATTTCTTATACGATACAGTTGTATATGGAATTTTCGGGCTGTATGGATATGGTCATCGGAAGTGCCGGACTTTTTGGAATTCGCCTGCCGGAGAATTTCAGTCAGCCGTTTTTTGCAAAGACATGTACAGATTTCTGGAAACGATGGCACATTACGCTTGGTGTCTGGTTCAAAAACTATATCTTTTATCCAGTATCCATTTCCAAGACGGCCAGAAAGTGGAATAAATTTACGAGAAAACATTTCAAAGGGGATTTTGGAAAATATGTGGCGAGAATGGGAATTGCAGCAATGGCACTTTTCCCGGTATGGATCAGTAATGGTCTGTGGCATGGTCCGAAATGGAATTACATTTTTTACGGATTATATTACTTTGGATTGATTTTTATGGGACTTGCATTGGAACCGGTAAGAGACAGAATTCTTGCAGTACTTCATATTAATCCAGAGTGTATGTTCTATAAAGCATTTCAGACAGTGAAGATGCTGATCATCATATTCACGGGTGAAATGTTTTTCCGAGGAGATGGCTTCCGTCAGGGATTTCATATGTTTAAAAGTATCTTTCAGGGATTCAAGACAGAGACGTTTAAGGATGGCACCTTGCTTACATTAGGTTTGGATCAGAATGATTTCAGAATTATAATAATTGGCTGTATGATAGTATTTTTCGCAGATCTGATAAAGGAGTATTGGCCGAAAGAAACAAAAATGTGTCAAAAACAGTGGATCTGCACGGTTGAAAAAGCATTTGTTCCTGGAAAATGGGTCATTTGTTATGGTCTTGTTATGGCAATTCTGATCTTTGGGGCATATGGAGAAGGTTATCAGATGATTGATTTGATTTATGCAGGATTTTAG
- a CDS encoding SGNH/GDSL hydrolase family protein, with the protein MKKKIGIFIFIVICSTVMLSDWIERIYIGRLAGLPGRYNSYVGIQKEQKDSIDMLVLGDSESMTSISPMELWKSTGITSYICGQSGQRISESYYMLKHALDYQSPQVVLLETNMLFRYTNTPDSLRSSISDTAMYYFPVLQYHNLWKNIVNDQIPEGWQSYKGFAIRSGVAAYSKGSYMKKTKKEKEIPQINLWYLDKIRKLCEKNKIQLLLYTSASPVNHNYKRYNAVLKYAGKYGIPYIDFNQKLKELGIDWKNDTLDKGDHLNLSGAHKVTDYMTMYLQEHYMLPDHRGDEKFTSWDTMASQYTTETGY; encoded by the coding sequence ATGAAGAAAAAGATAGGAATATTTATATTTATAGTGATATGCAGTACGGTGATGTTATCTGACTGGATAGAACGTATCTATATCGGCAGACTTGCAGGGCTGCCGGGAAGATATAACAGCTATGTCGGTATTCAGAAAGAACAAAAAGATTCTATAGATATGCTTGTACTTGGGGACAGCGAGAGCATGACGTCGATATCTCCGATGGAATTGTGGAAAAGTACCGGAATTACAAGTTATATATGTGGACAATCTGGTCAGCGTATTTCGGAATCATATTATATGTTAAAGCATGCTTTAGATTATCAGTCACCACAGGTCGTACTATTGGAAACTAATATGTTGTTTCGCTATACGAATACACCGGATAGTCTGCGCAGTTCTATCAGCGATACAGCTATGTATTATTTTCCGGTGTTACAATATCATAATTTGTGGAAAAATATTGTGAATGACCAGATACCAGAAGGATGGCAGTCTTACAAAGGCTTTGCAATCCGGTCGGGAGTGGCAGCATACAGCAAAGGCAGTTACATGAAGAAGACGAAAAAGGAAAAAGAAATACCCCAAATAAATCTCTGGTATTTGGATAAAATCCGGAAACTGTGTGAGAAAAACAAAATTCAGCTCTTGCTTTACACATCGGCTTCTCCGGTGAATCATAATTACAAGAGATACAATGCAGTGCTAAAATACGCCGGGAAGTATGGAATTCCTTATATTGATTTTAATCAGAAGCTTAAGGAACTGGGAATCGACTGGAAAAATGACACCCTGGATAAAGGCGATCATTTGAACCTGTCAGGAGCACATAAAGTTACAGATTACATGACCATGTATTTGCAGGAGCATTATATGCTGCCGGATCACAGAGGCGATGAGAAATTTACGAGCTGGGATACGATGGCATCGCAGTATACAACGGAGACAGGATATTAG
- a CDS encoding [FeFe] hydrogenase, group A translates to MGSMMIDGRRVEFTDEPNVLAVIRKAGIDIPTLCYHSELSIYGACRLCTVENEWGKTFASCSEKPKDGMVIYTNTPRLIKYRKQIIELLLASHCRDCTTCIKSGECHLQDLAHRLGVHDVRFENTKEPHPIDDSSPAIVRDPNKCILCGDCVRMCDNVQGVNAIDFAYRGTEAIVSPAFNKPIAQTDCVNCGQCRVVCPTGAISIKTNIDVVWDALADKDTIVIAQIAPAVRVAAGEEFGIPKGENVMGKLVGVLHRLGFDEVYDTAYGADLTVMEESKEFMERFNAGENLPLFTSCCPAWVKFCENRYPEFVPHLSSCRSPQQMFGAVVREYYKNPENNAGKKLVSVSIMPCTAKKEEILRPESKTNGRQDIDYVLTTTELISMIKRAGIMFDQVEIESADVPFGIGSGAGVIFGVTGGVTEAVLRKITQGHKRADMEELKSSGVRGDDGIKEIVYDYNGKEIKAAIVSGLANADQLLKKIKSGEIHYDFVEVMACRRGCVMGGGQPLDAGAHTREARMQGLYKADVNTQIKKSDENPMVQSLYEGLLKGKTHELLHRNFAEAEKEKNK, encoded by the coding sequence ATGGGATCAATGATGATTGATGGACGGCGTGTGGAATTCACGGATGAACCAAACGTTCTGGCCGTTATCCGCAAAGCCGGAATAGATATACCAACATTATGCTACCATTCTGAATTATCCATTTACGGTGCATGCCGTCTTTGTACTGTAGAAAATGAATGGGGAAAGACGTTTGCTTCCTGTTCAGAAAAACCGAAGGACGGAATGGTCATTTATACGAATACACCAAGACTGATAAAATACAGAAAGCAGATTATAGAATTGCTTTTAGCATCGCACTGCAGAGATTGTACAACCTGTATCAAGAGTGGGGAATGTCATCTCCAGGATCTTGCACACAGGCTGGGAGTGCACGATGTCCGATTTGAGAATACAAAAGAGCCACATCCGATTGATGACAGTTCACCAGCAATTGTACGTGATCCAAATAAATGTATTCTCTGTGGTGACTGTGTGCGTATGTGCGACAATGTACAGGGAGTAAATGCCATTGATTTTGCCTATCGTGGAACAGAAGCAATTGTATCTCCTGCATTTAATAAGCCAATTGCCCAGACAGACTGTGTAAACTGTGGACAGTGCCGTGTTGTCTGTCCGACCGGAGCAATCAGTATCAAGACGAATATTGATGTTGTCTGGGATGCGCTTGCTGATAAAGATACCATTGTAATTGCCCAGATTGCACCGGCTGTACGTGTGGCAGCAGGTGAGGAATTCGGAATTCCAAAGGGTGAGAATGTGATGGGGAAACTGGTCGGAGTTCTTCACAGACTTGGCTTTGATGAGGTCTATGACACAGCATATGGAGCTGATTTGACAGTTATGGAAGAGTCGAAAGAATTTATGGAGAGATTCAACGCAGGAGAAAATCTTCCGTTATTTACCTCATGCTGTCCGGCGTGGGTGAAATTCTGCGAGAACCGTTATCCGGAATTTGTTCCACATCTGTCTAGCTGCCGTTCACCACAGCAGATGTTTGGAGCAGTCGTAAGAGAATACTATAAGAATCCGGAAAATAATGCCGGTAAAAAATTAGTATCTGTATCAATTATGCCATGTACGGCAAAGAAAGAAGAAATTCTTCGTCCAGAATCGAAAACGAATGGCAGACAGGACATAGATTATGTTCTGACAACAACCGAATTGATTTCTATGATTAAGCGGGCAGGAATTATGTTTGACCAGGTTGAAATCGAATCTGCAGATGTACCATTTGGAATTGGTTCCGGAGCCGGAGTGATCTTTGGAGTGACCGGAGGAGTCACAGAAGCTGTTCTTCGTAAGATTACACAGGGACACAAGCGTGCAGATATGGAAGAATTGAAGTCCAGCGGAGTGCGCGGTGATGATGGAATCAAAGAGATTGTCTATGATTATAATGGCAAAGAGATCAAAGCTGCAATCGTAAGCGGCCTTGCAAATGCAGACCAGCTGCTGAAGAAGATTAAGAGCGGAGAGATTCATTATGATTTTGTAGAAGTTATGGCATGCAGACGCGGATGTGTCATGGGTGGCGGACAGCCACTGGATGCAGGTGCACATACGAGAGAAGCACGTATGCAGGGACTGTATAAGGCAGATGTCAATACCCAGATTAAGAAATCAGATGAAAATCCGATGGTACAGTCTTTGTATGAAGGACTTTTGAAAGGTAAAACACATGAACTTCTGCACAGAAATTTTGCAGAAGCAGAAAAAGAAAAAAATAAATAG
- a CDS encoding potassium channel family protein, with translation MKKQYAVFGLGSFGESVAIELQKLGCEVVAIDANMERVEAIANQVSYAMKADIEDADFIRSLGTRNLDGVVVAASDNMEASIMATLVCKEIGVPYVMAKAKNELHATVLEKIEADSVIFPEKEMGMRVARNLMSANFTDWIALSPDYSLVETEVPEKWVGRTLLELDVRKSYDVIVVGIKMGDKVEVNPDPKEQLKEGNVLILIGSNQALEAIQ, from the coding sequence GTGAAGAAGCAGTATGCGGTATTTGGGTTAGGTAGTTTTGGAGAAAGTGTTGCCATTGAGCTTCAAAAATTAGGTTGTGAAGTGGTTGCAATCGATGCAAATATGGAGCGTGTGGAGGCAATTGCGAATCAGGTGTCCTATGCTATGAAAGCAGACATTGAAGATGCAGATTTTATCCGTTCGCTTGGAACGAGGAATCTGGATGGAGTTGTAGTAGCGGCATCAGACAATATGGAAGCGAGTATCATGGCAACACTTGTGTGCAAGGAAATTGGTGTTCCATATGTTATGGCAAAGGCAAAAAATGAACTTCATGCAACAGTGCTTGAGAAAATCGAAGCAGATTCTGTTATTTTTCCGGAAAAAGAGATGGGAATGCGTGTGGCAAGGAATCTGATGTCTGCAAACTTTACGGACTGGATCGCGCTCTCACCGGATTATAGCTTGGTCGAAACAGAAGTGCCGGAAAAATGGGTTGGCAGGACGCTTTTAGAGTTAGATGTAAGAAAAAGTTATGACGTTATTGTTGTGGGAATCAAGATGGGAGACAAAGTAGAAGTCAATCCAGATCCAAAAGAACAGCTGAAGGAAGGGAATGTTCTGATTTTGATTGGATCAAATCAGGCACTGGAAGCTATACAGTAG
- the nuoF gene encoding NADH-quinone oxidoreductase subunit NuoF: MKLENRTQLTLLREQCQEKRNKETCKILVCGGTGCLAGGSDKIFDRFSELTAGMDHVEVRIGAEIAHGEHVGVKKSGCHGFCEMGPLVRIEPYNYLYLKVKLEDCEEIFEKSVLHGEPVTRLMYKQDNEVYQTQEEIPFYAKQTRLVLKNCGHIDAEHIEDALAVGAYEAFEKAVFEMTPEAVIKTITQSNLRGRGGAGFQTGRKWSQVAGQKEKIRYVVCNGDEGDPGAFMDRSIMEGDPHRMIEGMMIAAYAVQAQEGYIYVRAEYPLAVSRLRIAIRQAEELGILGDNILGTGFSFHLHINRGAGAFVCGEGSALTASIEGKRGMPRVKPPRTVEKGLFGKPTVLNNVETYANVPMIVKHGADWYTGIGTPESPGTKAFALTGNVNNTGLIEVPMGITLREIIFDIGGGIRDGKKFKAVQIGGPSGGCLTESQLDSKMDFDSLTKIGAMIGSGGLVVMDENTCMVEVARFFMNFTQRESCGKCVPCREGTKRMLEILERIVAGEGREGDIEELEELADMIENTALCGLGKSAPKPVISTIQAFREEYEEHIRDKKCRAGICANLRNYKINPEKCKGCSKCARNCPVGAITGKIKSPYVIDSAKCIKCGACLENCSFGAVYTE, encoded by the coding sequence ATGAAACTGGAAAACAGAACACAACTTACACTCCTGCGTGAACAATGCCAGGAGAAGAGAAATAAAGAAACATGTAAGATACTGGTCTGTGGAGGGACCGGATGTCTTGCAGGTGGTTCTGACAAAATCTTTGACAGATTCAGTGAACTGACAGCGGGTATGGATCATGTTGAGGTCAGAATCGGAGCAGAGATTGCACATGGAGAACATGTCGGCGTAAAGAAAAGTGGATGTCATGGCTTTTGCGAGATGGGTCCGCTTGTCAGAATTGAACCTTATAATTATCTCTACTTAAAAGTAAAGCTGGAAGACTGTGAAGAAATCTTTGAAAAGTCAGTCCTCCATGGAGAGCCAGTCACACGTCTGATGTACAAGCAGGATAATGAGGTCTATCAGACTCAGGAAGAAATTCCATTCTATGCAAAACAGACAAGACTTGTTCTGAAAAACTGCGGCCACATTGATGCAGAACATATTGAGGATGCACTGGCAGTAGGTGCATATGAAGCATTTGAAAAAGCTGTATTTGAGATGACGCCGGAGGCCGTAATCAAGACGATTACCCAGTCAAATCTGCGTGGACGTGGAGGCGCTGGTTTCCAGACTGGAAGAAAATGGTCCCAGGTTGCCGGACAGAAAGAAAAGATCCGTTATGTCGTCTGCAATGGTGATGAAGGAGATCCGGGAGCATTCATGGACAGAAGCATCATGGAAGGAGATCCGCACCGCATGATCGAAGGTATGATGATTGCAGCCTATGCGGTACAGGCACAGGAAGGATATATTTATGTCCGTGCGGAATATCCGCTGGCAGTCAGCAGACTTCGCATTGCAATCAGACAGGCAGAAGAGCTTGGAATTCTGGGAGACAATATTTTGGGAACAGGATTTAGCTTCCATTTACATATCAACCGTGGAGCAGGAGCTTTCGTATGTGGTGAGGGCTCAGCCCTGACAGCATCCATTGAAGGTAAGCGTGGAATGCCGCGTGTAAAACCGCCTAGAACCGTTGAAAAGGGATTGTTTGGAAAACCGACGGTTCTGAATAATGTTGAGACTTATGCGAATGTACCGATGATCGTGAAGCATGGAGCTGACTGGTATACAGGAATCGGAACACCGGAAAGTCCGGGAACGAAAGCATTTGCCCTGACGGGAAATGTAAATAATACTGGTCTGATCGAGGTGCCGATGGGTATTACGTTAAGAGAGATCATCTTTGATATTGGCGGCGGAATCCGTGATGGCAAGAAATTTAAAGCTGTTCAGATCGGAGGACCATCAGGAGGATGTCTGACAGAATCACAGCTGGACAGTAAGATGGACTTTGATTCACTGACGAAGATTGGTGCCATGATCGGTTCTGGCGGACTGGTTGTTATGGATGAGAATACCTGTATGGTTGAAGTTGCAAGATTCTTTATGAATTTTACGCAGCGTGAAAGTTGTGGAAAATGTGTACCATGCCGTGAGGGAACGAAGCGTATGCTGGAGATTCTGGAGCGTATCGTTGCCGGAGAAGGAAGAGAAGGGGACATCGAAGAGCTGGAAGAGTTAGCTGATATGATTGAAAACACAGCTCTCTGCGGTCTTGGAAAGAGTGCGCCAAAACCGGTAATCAGCACGATTCAGGCATTCCGGGAAGAATATGAAGAGCATATCCGTGATAAGAAATGCCGTGCCGGTATCTGTGCAAATCTCCGGAATTATAAGATCAATCCGGAAAAATGTAAGGGATGCTCCAAGTGTGCAAGAAATTGTCCGGTTGGTGCCATTACAGGCAAGATTAAATCACCGTATGTGATCGACAGCGCAAAATGTATCAAATGTGGAGCATGTTTAGAGAATTGTTCCTTTGGTGCAGTCTATACAGAATAA
- a CDS encoding TrkH family potassium uptake protein: protein MKRYNRKKNIRWNTMKILVTGFLLVIVTGAVLLWLPVSNQKPIEFFDALFTSASAVCVTGLVTIIPQTQFTLFGKVILLILIQIGGLGIIACVTAFFFLLRRQITVRERMVIQETYNADSIGGIVGMVRRILIGTFTVEGVGALFYAVQFVPEYGLLRGIGYSIFHSVSAFCNAGIDILGSDSLAKYICNPLINITTMLLIILSGIGFSVWYDVLGNIKKIRKKEIPGKWWFTRLRLHSKLAIVTTLILLAVGTLLTFLLEYHNPDTIGHLSFGEKWMASAFQSVTTRTAGYSTFSQAGMHEETRFLNILLMFIGGSPGGTAGGVKTTTIAMLMLTCIAFVRGGQDTECFGRRISAQNVRMGFVTVVLALICYLTGTTLIAVFEADRLSFLNIMYETASALGTVGLTADLTSHLCRESQAVIIALMYIGRVGPMTIALLFAGKKNQKDRVRTLPTNNILVG from the coding sequence ATGAAAAGATATAATAGAAAGAAAAATATCCGCTGGAATACGATGAAGATTCTGGTAACCGGATTTTTGCTTGTAATTGTGACCGGAGCAGTTCTTTTATGGCTTCCGGTCAGCAACCAGAAGCCGATTGAATTCTTTGATGCGTTATTTACATCGGCATCTGCAGTGTGTGTGACAGGGCTGGTCACAATCATTCCGCAAACTCAATTCACATTATTTGGAAAAGTAATTTTGTTGATATTGATACAGATTGGCGGACTTGGAATCATTGCCTGTGTAACGGCATTCTTTTTTCTCTTACGCAGACAGATTACTGTCAGGGAGCGTATGGTTATCCAGGAGACGTATAACGCAGATTCTATTGGTGGTATTGTAGGAATGGTCAGAAGAATTCTGATCGGAACATTTACGGTTGAGGGCGTGGGAGCTTTATTCTATGCAGTGCAGTTCGTGCCGGAATATGGATTGCTGCGTGGAATTGGGTATAGCATCTTTCATTCGGTATCTGCGTTCTGCAATGCAGGAATTGATATACTAGGTTCAGACAGTCTGGCAAAATATATCTGTAATCCACTCATTAATATTACGACAATGCTTCTAATCATCTTAAGTGGTATTGGATTTAGTGTCTGGTATGATGTGCTGGGGAATATTAAAAAAATCCGAAAGAAAGAAATTCCTGGAAAATGGTGGTTTACAAGGCTACGGTTGCATTCAAAGCTTGCAATCGTAACAACCTTGATATTGCTGGCAGTGGGAACATTGCTGACATTTTTACTGGAATATCATAATCCGGATACAATTGGACACTTAAGTTTTGGAGAGAAATGGATGGCATCTGCCTTTCAGTCAGTGACGACCAGAACAGCGGGATATTCTACATTTTCACAGGCAGGTATGCATGAAGAGACAAGATTTCTGAATATCCTTTTGATGTTTATCGGAGGATCACCTGGAGGAACGGCAGGAGGTGTGAAGACTACTACTATAGCAATGCTCATGCTTACATGCATTGCATTTGTCCGTGGGGGACAGGATACGGAATGTTTTGGAAGAAGAATATCCGCACAAAATGTCAGAATGGGATTTGTGACAGTCGTGCTTGCACTGATCTGTTACTTAACTGGAACAACATTGATTGCAGTATTTGAAGCAGACAGGTTATCCTTTCTGAACATTATGTATGAGACGGCTTCTGCGCTTGGAACCGTCGGTCTGACTGCAGACCTGACTTCCCATCTGTGCAGGGAAAGTCAGGCGGTAATTATTGCACTAATGTATATTGGAAGAGTCGGACCTATGACAATTGCACTTTTGTTTGCAGGAAAAAAGAATCAAAAAGACAGGGTGCGCACACTTCCGACGAATAATATACTGGTAGGATAA
- a CDS encoding aldose epimerase family protein, whose translation MITTTDFGTLCDGRTVRLYTLKNDAIELSVTDYGSTLVRLLVPDKNGKPTDVVLGYDDLAGYVADDTCFGNNVGRSANRIGGASFTLNGTEYKLAANDGENNLHSGPDSYSKRIWNVAAKTDTSITFSLESPHMDQGFPGALTMSVTYEISGQNEEPAFSITYEAVPDQDTLISMTHHSYYNLNGEGSGDILNHKVTLAADFYTPTDAASVPTGEITSVTGTVMDFRDGRYLGTDIEDSTLQTARGYDHNWVIGTGYGVPHKVLTATGDQSGISMDLSTDYPGIQLYTANYLEHVAGKQGHVYEARDAVCFEPQYFPDAIHHPNFPSPVVKAGETYKKQIIYHFYTD comes from the coding sequence ATGATTACAACTACTGATTTCGGAACTTTATGTGACGGCAGAACAGTCAGATTATATACATTAAAAAATGACGCCATCGAACTTTCTGTCACAGATTACGGCAGCACTCTCGTACGCCTGCTCGTCCCGGATAAGAATGGCAAGCCAACGGATGTTGTCCTTGGCTATGATGATCTTGCAGGCTATGTGGCCGATGACACCTGCTTTGGAAATAATGTCGGCAGAAGTGCCAATCGTATCGGAGGTGCTTCATTTACACTGAATGGTACAGAATATAAACTGGCTGCCAACGATGGTGAAAATAATCTTCACAGCGGTCCGGACTCTTACTCGAAACGGATCTGGAACGTAGCCGCTAAAACAGACACCTCCATTACATTTTCTCTGGAAAGTCCTCATATGGATCAGGGATTCCCAGGAGCACTGACCATGTCTGTCACCTACGAGATTTCCGGCCAGAACGAAGAGCCTGCTTTCTCGATTACATACGAAGCAGTTCCGGATCAGGATACATTGATCAGCATGACGCACCACAGTTACTACAATCTGAACGGAGAAGGTTCCGGTGATATTCTGAATCATAAGGTTACGCTGGCAGCAGACTTCTATACTCCAACTGATGCTGCTTCTGTTCCAACCGGAGAAATTACTTCTGTCACCGGAACGGTTATGGATTTTCGTGACGGACGTTATCTTGGCACTGATATTGAAGATTCTACGTTACAGACTGCCCGCGGCTACGATCACAACTGGGTAATTGGAACCGGATATGGCGTTCCTCACAAAGTGTTGACCGCAACAGGTGACCAGAGCGGCATCTCCATGGACTTATCGACAGATTATCCTGGAATCCAGCTTTACACTGCCAACTATCTGGAGCATGTTGCCGGAAAGCAAGGGCATGTATACGAAGCAAGAGATGCTGTGTGCTTCGAGCCACAATATTTTCCAGATGCTATTCATCATCCGAATTTTCCAAGCCCCGTGGTAAAAGCCGGTGAAACTTATAAAAAACAAATTATTTATCATTTTTATACAGACTAA
- a CDS encoding complex I 24 kDa subunit family protein, with translation MLDASYYEKTDEIIACHTREERSLIPIIQDIQEEYRYLPPELLSYVAGKIGISEAKAFSVASFYENFSFEAKGKYVIKVCDGTACHVRKSIPILEGLYKELGLNKDKHTTDDQLFTVETVSCLGACGLAPAVMINDEVYGKMTPEKMSELIKKLREE, from the coding sequence ATGTTAGACGCATCTTATTACGAGAAGACAGATGAGATTATTGCCTGTCACACGCGTGAAGAGCGGTCGCTGATTCCGATTATCCAGGATATTCAGGAGGAATACCGCTATCTTCCACCGGAATTATTAAGTTATGTGGCCGGAAAAATTGGCATTTCAGAAGCAAAGGCTTTCAGCGTTGCAAGTTTTTATGAGAACTTCTCGTTTGAAGCAAAGGGCAAATATGTTATTAAAGTCTGTGATGGTACGGCCTGTCATGTGCGTAAATCAATTCCGATACTGGAAGGATTATATAAAGAGCTGGGGCTTAATAAAGATAAACACACAACAGATGATCAGTTATTTACAGTAGAGACCGTTTCCTGTCTTGGCGCATGCGGACTTGCACCGGCAGTCATGATCAATGACGAGGTGTATGGTAAGATGACACCGGAAAAAATGAGTGAATTAATCAAAAAACTGCGGGAGGAATAA
- a CDS encoding nucleotidyltransferase family protein — MNLIFLAAGNSTRFGSNKLLYRLNGKCMYRYGLEVVAALWQKGLLDTIVIVTQYEEIIYDIEAHFPYMKTVNNPHPEAGISGSIRLGVEKLIELEEKCGKTGSRKREGCMFAVADQPYLTRESLENMVETWEVSKKGILVSENAGRMGNPVIFAYKYYEELKKLEGDVGGKCVLKKHLDDVQMFEMPASELKDLDSLTEIHE; from the coding sequence ATGAATTTGATTTTTCTGGCAGCGGGCAACAGCACCCGGTTTGGCTCGAACAAGTTGTTATATAGGTTGAATGGAAAATGTATGTACCGCTACGGACTGGAAGTTGTAGCTGCATTGTGGCAGAAAGGGCTTTTAGATACCATAGTGATTGTGACGCAGTATGAAGAGATCATCTATGACATAGAAGCACATTTTCCGTACATGAAAACCGTGAATAATCCACATCCGGAAGCCGGAATATCCGGCTCTATCCGTCTTGGAGTGGAAAAGCTCATAGAATTGGAAGAAAAATGTGGAAAAACAGGCAGCCGAAAGAGGGAAGGCTGTATGTTTGCAGTGGCAGACCAGCCATATCTGACAAGAGAATCACTTGAAAACATGGTGGAAACATGGGAAGTCTCAAAGAAAGGTATCTTGGTTAGTGAAAATGCTGGAAGAATGGGGAATCCTGTGATTTTTGCATACAAATATTACGAGGAACTAAAAAAACTTGAAGGTGATGTGGGGGGAAAATGTGTATTAAAAAAACACCTGGACGATGTCCAGATGTTTGAAATGCCAGCGTCAGAGCTTAAAGATCTGGATTCACTGACGGAGATTCATGAATAA